AACTGCCTTTCTTTGATGCCCATATACATGTTCAGCAATGATCGGCATGCCAGTGTTACCTTGTTCTGTATCCAATAACGTCAACCCAGCTAAGACTTTCATATAAGTGTCCTGCTCATTTTTTCCGAGGTACTTCCATGTGAGGAGATCGCCGTTTAAAGCAATCTCTTCCGGAAGCCAGAACTGTTTCACGTTTTGGTTATAGAACATTTGGGTAAAATCGCCTTCATGCTTTGACCAGTTTGCTGCTGTATACTGAATTTTTTTATTAATAAGATTTTCCTCCCCTGTTATTTGCTATAATTATCATAAATAAAATGAAAAGAGGTTTTTGTATTGTTTATTTCTGGAGCTCTACCTTCTGAAACTCCTTGCGGTAACACTGTTATATATCCAATTAAAATTGACTCTATGAACATCCAAGAGAAAAAATCTATTATTTTTATGATTCATTGCTTTGAGTCTGCCAAGTCGTATCTTGTTAAGCCAAGACCTAGAAACGGTTCTCGCGTTGGCCTTGAATATATAAAAGAAGGAGATCCTAACACTATTGCAAACGAATACGCTAAGTTACCTTGGCCAGAATTTGAGATAAACGATGATAATGGAACATTCACCTATAAAGTAGCTCCTTCAGATGAAGAGCGAGACTCATTCTTTAAACAACGCAACTAAGACACCCTTCTTGAGTCGTATCCTTTGTTCTTGCATAATACAGCGTTTTAATTCCTTTATGATGAGCGTAGAGATCTATTCTATTTAGGTCTCTTGTCGTCATTGTGTCTTTTAAGAACAAGGTAAATGAAATTCCCTGGTCAACATGCTGCTGAATCGTAGCAATAAGATCAACTACCTTGAACATGTCCATGTCATAAGCTTCTTTATAAAAGAACCAGTTCTGAGGCGATAAACCAGGCATCGGATAATATGTCTTACTGTTTCCGTATGTACGTTCTTCAATTCTCTCCATAATAGGCATTACACCAGCTGTAGATGATTGGACATATGAAATACTTCCTGTAGGTGCTATTGCTTGTCTATAGGAATGGTATAAGCCATATTTCATCACATCTTCTTTAAGCTTCTTCCAATCTTCAGTATTAGGAATATGTTGATCTCCAAATAGCTTTTTAACCTTTTCATACTGAGGGCTATAATCATTTGTTACGTACTTTTCGAAATACTCACCTGATTTGTAAGTCGAACCATCAAACTTGTAGTATGTCTCCCCTGTTTCTCGTGTAATTTCCATAGAACGCTGCAGGGAGTAGAAGTTAACCATCATAAAGTACGTATTTGCAAAATCCTTAGCTTCTTCACTTTCATAAGCAATATTATTTTGAGCTAGAAATCCATGGAGGTTCATCTGCCCTAGACCAATTGATCTCATTAGTGTATTTGCTCTCGCAACTGCTGGAGCATTTACAATGTTTGTTTTCCTTGTGACAGTTGTCAGTGAGTCAATTGCTATTCTGACTGTTGAAGCAATTGATTGATTACTCATTACATTTACAATATTCATTGAGCCAAGATTGCAGGAGATATCTAAGCCAATTTCATCCTCTTTATCGTAATCCGTATAAACTGATACTTGTGACGATTGGAGTACTTCAGAACACAAATTCGAAAATTTCACTTTTGAAATATGTTCATTTGGATGCACTTTATTTACGTTATCAGCAAACATAATATATGGATATCCTGATTCACTTCGTAGAATGGCCAATTGCTCTAACAGCTTCCGAGTATTCCCTTTAGCTTTTCTAACCCTAGGGTTTTCGACAAGCTCATCATACATTTCATTGATGCTCATCTCATCAAGATACTGTCCATATTCCTTGTATACTGAATGCGGATAGAACATGTAATAATCTTTGTCTTCCCTTGCAAGTTCAATAAATTTATCAGGAACAACTACACCAATAGAAAGTGTTTTAACTCGGACATCTTCATCAGCACTTATTTTTTTGGTATCCAGGAAGTCTGTAATGTCTGGATGGAATACACTTAGATAAACTGCTCCTGATCCTTGTCTTTGCAGACCATTCAAACGTGTTCGCTAAGCACGCCCCGCCATATGGCTGCTTCATGTTACCATGAAGGTTAGACTATATCTTCACCCTCTAAGGGCGCCTCCTGTTTCGACTGCCAATAGCTTGCAGCCTACGCCTTTCGGCTAGTCGTTGCACGTTCAAGACTTAGTCTTGCTTCGCTCATGATTGTCCCTGTAGGAGTTCCCATGAATTAAAGAGGTTTTCGATCACCATTGCTGATGAAAGGGGCCAAATCAACCCATTTGGTCGGCATATCTGAAGGCATTATCTAGAAGTTTCATAACACCTACGACACCTTTAGTCGCATTCTCTACGTCTTTAATCGCTTCACCTTTGGCTCTAAGTTTGTTTAGATTTAATGCTACTCCTCCACCTAGCTTAGAAAGCTGCATGGAGATATCAATAGCACGTGAAATATCATTCAAACTGTCGCCTACTTCAAGTAAGAAGCAGCTCACCATTTCACCTCTTCGCTTACGTCCAGCATTAAGGAATGTAGGTGTTGCAGGCTGATACTCTTGTTTCATCATAGTATGTACTTCCTCAACAGCTTTCTCGTAATCGCCATCAGCGCAATATAAAGCCACAATTGAGACACGATCCTCATACCTTTCCAGGATCTTTGTTTTATCGTTTGTCTTCAATGCGTAGTCATTGTAGAACTTAAAGGCACTCATAAAAGAAGGGAATCTGAATTTGTAATTGTAAGCAATCTTATAGATTGATTTAATCTGTTCGAATGTATATTTGCTTAAGAATTCTTCTTCGTAATAATCATTTTTAATCAAATAATCCAGCTTCTCTTTTAAATCGTGAAAGAAAACTGTGTTTTGATTGATATAATCAACAAAGTAACTATGTACGGCTTCCTTATCCTTTTCGAATTGATACTTACCATCTTTCTGAATCATGATCTCATTATTGAGCTTGATCCACTTTGGTATTGTGTTTGTCAATAAGTTGTACCTCCTGAATGATCTTCTGTAAGTCTTGTTTCGTTCCACTAAGTTCAAACTTTAATAACAATGGTGTGTGGAACTTAGCTGAGAGCTTGTCTCCAGCTAAACCATAGTTATCACCCCAAACCTTGTTACCACTAACAGCAACTCCCCTTATTTTATTTTTATTCTTATTGATAAAATTCAAAGTCCTTTCAGGTACTTCCCCAAAGCCTATCGTATATGTAATATGTATGAACTCTTGATTGATGATCGTATCATCAGTTATTTCAATGGACTCAATATCTAATTTGTGTTGCAGCGCTTTTACAAACCTTCTTACATTGCCAGTTTTACTTTCATATGTAATGATCACTAATCGTTATATGCCCCTGTAATTAATCTTGTAGTTGCAGATTCAGCTTCATTTTCAACATGGAAATATGCTTCAGCTATTTCACTATTAATAGCTCCCATCTCAGCATAACCTTTGGCCATTTGAGCCTCATATGGAGATAATTCCTCTAATTCAACAGGGATATATTTATCCTTTTGGCTTTGCGGGACAACCATTTGATGTCCTTCTAAGTCAGTTGCAATAAGTTCTCCCTTAAATACTGTAAATGACTCACCATTTTGCATATGTATCTTCTTATTTTCTTTTGCTTCTTCCATAGTCACCAGATCATTACGCTTTACGTATAACTGTCTAGCTGCCCCCATTTTACATCTCCTTATTATTTGTTTTTATTTTGATTAAAGCTGTGATTTTATCTAGATTCAAACGGTATCTGCTCGTTCCCCTTAAAAATCGTCACTCCTCTTCGATTGTCCATCCGTTTAATCTTGCGCACTTTAATTTTCTTGAATATCTGCGTTTCCACTCGTCCCACCTTTTCGTTTCTCCATGTGTAGCAAAAGGATCTTGGTTTTTCTGTTTCCAGAGAATATCACTAACCCATCTAGGAACTGATGGCCTATGTTACTTTCCGGCATCTATTCGTCCTCCAATTGTTTCTGATTTTCACCAAGAGCTATTCTGTTGAAGCAATTAGAGTTTTTTATCAACAATGTCTTTAATACTTTGTAATGTTTGCTTATACTCACTGTCTAAACCACTTACGTTTAATTCTGTTGAAATCCTAAATTGTGAGCTTGTATCATACATAGTAATTACTGATTCAATCCCCTTTTCTTCGGCTATAAACGAAATGCCAAATACCTCAATATCATCCGC
The Bacillus vallismortis genome window above contains:
- the nrdI gene encoding class Ib ribonucleoside-diphosphate reductase assembly flavoprotein NrdI; translation: MIITYESKTGNVRRFVKALQHKLDIESIEITDDTIINQEFIHITYTIGFGEVPERTLNFINKNKNKIRGVAVSGNKVWGDNYGLAGDKLSAKFHTPLLLKFELSGTKQDLQKIIQEVQLIDKHNTKVDQAQ